From Nicotiana tabacum cultivar K326 chromosome 15, ASM71507v2, whole genome shotgun sequence, the proteins below share one genomic window:
- the LOC107806009 gene encoding uncharacterized protein LOC107806009, with protein sequence MAGKQVAADGLTTNFAGMSKNQLYDIMCQMKGLIEQNQQQARQILIQNPNLTKALFQAQIMLGMVQAQQAIPTIQPTGSPNLQPSVSQLTKSDGQSAPSLPGKIGMQDQTRKQQQNQSAPAPPSPSLPSSNLQAQSLPSHPSLSVQQPKGHIGGQSVPISLPQSSQVVNMPPVPHHSASQLPSHFQMQMPSASSQLEQPMHTSGSQHQHMQPQMPPQVRPSMQPFPRPMHPHMGSNVGFPPSGVPPPHHSHPAFHPTMKPPASMGPSFMSGQPPVPSQLPSQPPYQMGGSQLRTEFNQVGSFTQADRGSAWIPGRPENSPGIQFPGPPLIPGQMGASNQPPRPPALSPEMENALLQQVRSLTPEQINMLPPEQRNQVLQLQQVLRQ encoded by the exons ATGGCGGGAAAGCAGGTCGCCGCCGATGGCCTAACAACGAATTTCGCCGGAATGTCCAAAAATCAGCTTTACGACATTATGTGTCAGATGAAG GGATTAATCGAACAGAACCAGCAACAAGCGAGGCAAATTCTCATTCAAAACCCTAACTTGACCAAAGCACTATTTCAG GCACAAATTATGCTTGGGATGGTGCAGGCCCAACAAGCA ATTCCGACCATCCAACCGACAGGATCACCAAATCTACAGCCATCAGTGTCTCAACTTACAAAGTCAGATGGTCAGTCGGCTCCATCATTGCCAGGGAAAATTGGTATGCAGGATCAAACAAGAAAACAGCAGCAAAATCAATCTGCTCCAGCACCGCCATCTCCTTCTCTTCCGTCATCAAACCTTCAAGCTCAGTCCCTACCGTCTCATCCGTCGCTGTCAGTGCAGCAGCCAAAAGGACATATTGGTGGTCAATCAGTGCCAATCTCTTTACCACAATCCTCTCAAGTTGTTAACATGCCACCAGTTCCTCATCATTCTGCTTCGCAGCTGCCATCTCATTTTCAAATGCAGATGCCTTCTGCATCCTCCCAATTGGAGCAACCGATGCATACTAGTGGCAGCCAACACCAGCATATGCAGCCACAGATGCCACCACAAGTGAGACCATCAATGCAACCATTCCCCCGTCCAATGCACCCTCACATGGGGTCCAATGTTGGTTTTCCGCCATCTGGAGTACCTCCGCCGCACCATTCACATCCTGCTTTTCAT CCAACTATGAAGCCTCCAGCAAGCATGGGGCCTTCTTTTATGTCTGGGCAGCCACCAGTTCCAAGTCAGCTGCCATCCCAGCCGCCATATCAG ATGGGAGGTTCACAATTGCGGACAGAATTCAATCAAGTTGGGAGTTTCACACAAGCAGATAGAGGCTCTGCGTGGATTCCTGGTCGACCAGAGAATTCACCAGGAATACAGTTTCCAGGACCACCACTGATCCCTGGCCAGATGGGTGCCAGCAATCAGCCTCCTAGACCCCCAGCA CTGAGTCCAGAGATGGAGAACGCGCTTCTTCAGCAAGTAAGGAGCCTGACGCCAGAACAGATTAACATGCTACCTCCAGAGCAAAGAAATCAAGTGCTTCAGTTGCAGCAAGTGCTCCGTCAATGA